A stretch of the Thiocystis violascens DSM 198 genome encodes the following:
- a CDS encoding SRPBCC family protein produces the protein MIKTESEALIECPREEVFRFVAEDFVLNYPRWSPEVRALEAVTDGPFQVDWIGRQVRFDHGRWSDSQFCVTVFEPSRQLTLDGITDTYRIDYRFEPVETCTRVFFALELEIAPTLRLFANSVRKAVQNTGNRTMSNLKWLIEEEFAPRARGISDGR, from the coding sequence ATGATCAAGACGGAATCGGAGGCGCTGATCGAGTGCCCGAGGGAGGAGGTATTCAGGTTCGTGGCCGAGGATTTCGTCCTGAACTATCCACGCTGGTCGCCCGAGGTGCGCGCCCTGGAGGCGGTAACCGATGGCCCCTTTCAAGTTGACTGGATCGGTCGGCAGGTGCGCTTCGACCATGGTCGATGGAGCGACAGCCAGTTTTGCGTGACGGTCTTCGAGCCAAGTCGCCAACTGACCCTGGATGGGATCACCGACACCTATCGGATCGACTACCGGTTCGAGCCTGTCGAGACCTGTACTCGGGTTTTCTTCGCTCTGGAGCTTGAGATCGCGCCCACCCTGCGCCTCTTTGCAAACAGTGTGCGAAAGGCCGTCCAGAACACCGGGAACCGGACGATGAGCAACCTGAAATGGCTCATCGAGGAGGAATTTGCCCCGCGCGCCCGCGGAATCTCCGATGGCCGTTAG
- a CDS encoding molecular chaperone DnaJ, which produces MGRLLILIGIVLAVLWFLHWFRVTPPEQVSRVLRKVALWGVIGLVLLAVLTGRLNPLFAALGALIPVVLRVAHLLRLAPALQQLIRALGLGGLAGAAHAGQQASAIRTRYLSMRLDHATGALDGSVLDGPFKGRQLGELDLDDLLRMLELYRDSDAQSAAVLESYLDREHGDDWRDRVEGQSGVGKAPPSSGRLSDAEARSILGVDANANAEAIRAAHRRLMQRLHPDRGGSDYLAAQINAAKRTLLGE; this is translated from the coding sequence ATGGGCCGTTTACTGATTCTGATCGGCATCGTCCTTGCCGTGCTCTGGTTTCTCCACTGGTTTCGCGTGACGCCGCCGGAACAGGTCAGCCGGGTTCTGCGCAAGGTCGCGCTCTGGGGCGTCATCGGGCTGGTGCTGCTGGCAGTGCTGACCGGACGTCTGAATCCGCTGTTCGCCGCCCTGGGCGCCTTGATTCCGGTCGTCCTGCGCGTCGCGCATCTGTTGCGTCTGGCGCCGGCGCTCCAGCAACTCATCCGCGCGCTGGGTCTCGGCGGACTCGCCGGGGCCGCGCACGCCGGTCAACAGGCATCGGCGATTCGCACCCGCTATCTGTCGATGCGTCTGGATCATGCCACCGGAGCGCTCGATGGCAGCGTGCTCGACGGCCCCTTCAAGGGTCGTCAACTGGGTGAACTCGACCTCGACGATCTGCTGCGAATGCTGGAACTGTATCGCGACAGCGACGCGCAATCCGCCGCCGTGCTGGAGTCCTATCTGGACCGCGAGCATGGCGACGACTGGCGCGACCGGGTCGAGGGCCAGTCCGGGGTCGGGAAGGCGCCGCCGAGCAGTGGCCGGTTGAGCGACGCCGAGGCCCGCTCGATCCTGGGGGTCGACGCGAACGCGAACGCCGAGGCCATTCGCGCCGCGCACCGTCGGTTGATGCAACGTCTGCATCCGGATCGTGGCGGCTCCGACTATCTGGCCGCCCAGATCAACGCCGCGAAACGAACATTGCTTGGGGAGTGA
- a CDS encoding PilZ domain-containing protein produces MNFNRRSDLRVPVRCEVKLQPLADTSLIQEGQVQDISAGGMQILADRPYPVHSQVLLDFECKELGWGHLTSFLASVMWIDPHPTNGHCRLGVKFSDSSEL; encoded by the coding sequence ATGAACTTCAACCGCCGCAGCGACCTCCGCGTACCAGTACGTTGCGAGGTCAAACTACAGCCGCTCGCCGACACATCGCTGATCCAGGAAGGCCAGGTACAGGATATTAGCGCGGGCGGCATGCAAATTCTTGCAGACCGGCCATATCCCGTGCATTCGCAAGTTTTACTGGACTTCGAGTGCAAGGAACTCGGATGGGGACACCTGACCTCGTTTCTGGCGTCGGTGATGTGGATCGATCCGCATCCCACCAATGGTCACTGCCGACTGGGTGTCAAATTTAGCGATTCCAGCGAATTGTAG
- a CDS encoding HDOD domain-containing protein — translation MNGTSRSEADIAAVHGSTSSPRTAAMSPTNGCHLGVRFPGNRLDAASRRRIDGQTEGSTGVIPTEDMGKRMIKLYEFYKKLVRRLIGDKTGQPLAPTEAVEAEVEPVAPEDGERPAERPWEASDVDRCFHQWLVDLDAFVEQPLSGSEARALDTLDQMVTGKTSSTHLVPRLPTVIPQLMRDLKDEKMTGAQLARQISRDPALVGEVIRLANSPYYRRSQKIANIEQAVVLIGQDGLRQLISRVVFYPILNLRSGPLTRLAGARIWSQSEKCAIVCRCLANRNQADAFAAYLAGLVSKVGMIVGLHLMDQLLNTKQEGIPRSEEFYRVFLDLASRFSHRIVEDWGFPESVVLAIGEQAERCVEESFSPLGRILYLSDQYSKIGVLEEHCRLPGDVGLAAVPSDPCYVEVSLSNT, via the coding sequence ATGAACGGGACATCGCGCTCCGAGGCCGACATTGCAGCCGTTCATGGTTCGACAAGCTCACCACGAACGGCTGCAATGTCGCCCACGAACGGCTGCCATCTGGGTGTGAGATTTCCCGGAAATCGCCTTGACGCAGCATCTCGAAGACGAATCGACGGCCAAACCGAAGGCTCAACGGGCGTCATTCCCACGGAAGACATGGGCAAACGCATGATAAAACTCTACGAATTCTATAAAAAATTGGTCAGACGTCTGATTGGCGACAAAACAGGCCAACCGCTCGCGCCGACCGAGGCCGTCGAGGCCGAGGTCGAGCCGGTTGCGCCAGAAGACGGCGAACGCCCCGCCGAACGTCCGTGGGAGGCGAGCGATGTCGACCGCTGCTTCCATCAATGGCTGGTCGATCTCGATGCCTTCGTCGAGCAGCCGTTGAGCGGATCCGAGGCGCGCGCGCTCGACACCCTGGACCAGATGGTCACGGGGAAAACCTCCAGCACGCACCTGGTGCCGAGATTGCCAACGGTGATTCCACAGCTCATGCGCGATCTGAAAGACGAAAAGATGACAGGCGCGCAGTTGGCCCGGCAAATTTCAAGAGACCCGGCGCTGGTCGGCGAAGTGATTCGGCTGGCGAATAGCCCGTATTATCGAAGAAGTCAGAAAATCGCCAATATCGAGCAGGCGGTAGTGCTGATCGGTCAAGACGGGCTGCGTCAGTTGATCTCCAGGGTGGTGTTCTACCCGATCCTGAATCTGCGGTCAGGGCCGCTGACCAGGCTTGCGGGCGCGCGTATCTGGAGTCAGTCGGAGAAGTGCGCGATCGTCTGTCGTTGTCTTGCCAATCGCAATCAGGCGGATGCGTTTGCCGCCTATCTTGCCGGTCTGGTCTCTAAGGTTGGCATGATTGTGGGATTGCACCTGATGGATCAGTTGCTGAACACGAAACAGGAGGGTATTCCCCGTTCCGAGGAGTTTTATCGGGTCTTCCTCGATCTGGCGTCCCGCTTTTCTCATCGAATCGTGGAAGACTGGGGATTTCCGGAGAGCGTGGTTCTGGCGATCGGCGAGCAGGCGGAGCGCTGCGTCGAGGAGTCGTTCTCTCCGCTGGGCAGGATCCTGTACCTGAGCGATCAATACAGTAAGATCGGCGTGCTGGAAGAACATTGCCGCCTGCCGGGCGATGTCGGTCTGGCGGCGGTCCCAAGCGATCCGTGTTATGTCGAAGTATCCTTATCGAACACCTGA
- a CDS encoding IS5 family transposase: MSKAGRPPKIHEAEQAVLRQIVTDRPTSTLSEIARELAARTGIEAHEATIRKSLREAGVTRLRGESGLEAQARATPRRYGYTDAHRRHDPDQSYPSCLTDAEWDLVAALFEMPGGRGQPPRVSRRSILEACCYVVRTGCAWRMLPHDFAPWQNVYKTFRRWSAAGKFEQMHDRLRGQWREREGREIAPTAAVLDAQSTRGSPQGGPSGFDAGKQVKGRKRSLVVDTLGFVLAVSVVAANLQDRDAASGAVADAAAKYPQINTLFVDSAYAGQFAQTTEQTHAIRVEVVRHPANKSVGSWHVDGAPDRVVIANADGFVPLPKRWVVERTHAWNERARRLIMHHDRLPAVSETWVWLAEARILLRRLTTTV; this comes from the coding sequence ATGTCGAAAGCTGGTCGTCCCCCCAAGATTCACGAGGCGGAGCAAGCGGTATTGCGTCAAATTGTCACGGATCGCCCGACCTCCACGCTGTCAGAGATTGCCCGGGAACTCGCGGCACGGACGGGAATCGAGGCTCATGAAGCAACGATTCGCAAGTCCTTGCGGGAGGCGGGCGTCACGCGCCTCCGGGGCGAGAGTGGTCTCGAGGCGCAAGCGCGCGCAACGCCGCGTCGGTATGGGTATACGGATGCGCATCGTCGCCACGACCCCGACCAAAGCTACCCAAGTTGTCTGACCGATGCGGAGTGGGACTTGGTCGCCGCTCTCTTTGAGATGCCGGGCGGGCGGGGTCAACCGCCCCGCGTGTCGCGCCGGAGCATCCTGGAGGCGTGTTGCTACGTGGTGCGCACGGGGTGCGCGTGGCGGATGCTGCCGCACGATTTCGCGCCTTGGCAGAATGTCTACAAGACGTTTCGCCGTTGGAGTGCGGCTGGGAAGTTTGAGCAGATGCATGATCGACTGCGGGGGCAATGGCGCGAACGCGAGGGGCGTGAGATCGCGCCGACGGCGGCGGTGCTGGATGCGCAATCGACCCGCGGCTCGCCGCAGGGTGGACCGAGCGGCTTTGATGCGGGCAAGCAGGTCAAGGGGCGCAAGCGCAGCCTGGTGGTCGATACCTTGGGGTTCGTGTTGGCGGTGAGCGTGGTCGCGGCCAATCTTCAGGACCGCGATGCCGCCTCGGGCGCCGTCGCTGACGCGGCCGCCAAGTACCCCCAGATCAACACGCTGTTTGTCGATAGCGCCTACGCCGGTCAATTTGCCCAAACCACCGAGCAGACCCACGCGATCCGCGTGGAAGTCGTGCGCCATCCAGCCAACAAAAGCGTTGGCTCCTGGCACGTGGACGGGGCGCCTGACCGAGTGGTGATCGCCAACGCCGACGGCTTCGTTCCGCTGCCGAAGCGCTGGGTTGTCGAGCGCACCCATGCGTGGAATGAGCGTGCCCGTCGATTGATCATGCATCATGACCGTCTGCCAGCGGTCTCCGAAACCTGGGTTTGGCTGGCGGAGGCGCGCATCCTGCTGCGGCGGTTGACCACAACGGTTTGA
- a CDS encoding SapC family protein, with the protein MTQLTAITSTAFADRNWQRYANYAFASRMNLIPALATELAKLVPALPMGFIPRAERFQLAALTSLQPDSNLFVAPDGRWLAGYVPAALRGYPFALARPEGAPESVLCIDEASGLIVAAGAGEPFFDADGQPAKTVKEVLNFLARVEHDRAVTQTMVDALQAASLIQPWPITVNRDGAAVPVEGIHRVDEAALNALDDAAWLALRRSGALALVYAQLFSMNQLALFEQAGAAQARMRPPPQQPRAPSLQDLGLSFGEEDSLRFDW; encoded by the coding sequence ATGACCCAACTCACCGCGATCACCTCAACCGCCTTCGCCGACCGCAACTGGCAGCGCTATGCCAACTACGCCTTTGCGTCGCGCATGAACCTCATCCCCGCCCTGGCGACGGAACTGGCGAAGCTGGTGCCGGCGCTGCCGATGGGGTTCATCCCGCGCGCGGAGCGCTTTCAACTGGCGGCGCTCACCTCGCTCCAGCCGGACAGCAATCTGTTCGTCGCGCCCGACGGGCGCTGGCTCGCGGGCTATGTGCCGGCCGCGCTGCGCGGTTATCCCTTCGCGCTGGCGCGTCCCGAGGGCGCTCCCGAGTCGGTGCTCTGCATCGACGAGGCGAGCGGTCTGATCGTCGCGGCGGGCGCGGGCGAACCCTTCTTCGACGCGGATGGACAGCCCGCGAAGACCGTCAAGGAGGTGCTGAACTTCCTGGCGCGGGTCGAGCATGACCGCGCGGTCACCCAGACAATGGTCGACGCGCTCCAGGCGGCGAGCCTGATTCAGCCCTGGCCGATCACGGTCAATCGGGATGGGGCCGCCGTGCCGGTCGAAGGCATCCACCGGGTCGACGAAGCCGCGCTAAACGCACTCGACGACGCTGCCTGGCTCGCCCTGCGCCGCTCCGGCGCGCTGGCGCTCGTCTACGCGCAACTCTTTTCCATGAACCAGCTCGCCCTGTTCGAGCAGGCCGGCGCCGCCCAGGCGCGGATGCGCCCGCCGCCGCAGCAACCGCGCGCGCCCAGCCTACAGGATCTGGGACTTTCGTTTGGCGAGGAAGATTCGTTGCGTTTCGATTGGTAA
- a CDS encoding ABC transporter permease — MANPATGPHRPIRPFDFLGSAWRQRTLLSDLVRRDIMGRYRGSAMGLLWSLITPMLMLAIYTFVFSVVFKARWGGTDDSRVFFAINLFAGMIVHGLLAECLNRAPVLVLQNVNYVKRVVFPLELLCWVSLGSALFHALIGLVVLMAFFLLSNGYVPLTAPLVVLVWLPLLLLTLGLSWLLASLGVFLRDISQIMGSVTTILLFLSPVFYPATALPESFRALLYLNPLTFFIEQTRFVMIAGTPPNWWQLAFALGLSLLVAMLGFAWFEKSRRGFADVL; from the coding sequence ATGGCGAACCCCGCGACCGGACCGCACCGACCGATCCGACCATTCGATTTTCTTGGCTCCGCCTGGCGTCAGCGCACGCTCTTGAGCGATCTGGTGCGACGCGACATCATGGGGCGCTACCGTGGCTCGGCCATGGGACTGCTCTGGTCGCTGATCACCCCGATGTTGATGCTGGCCATCTACACCTTTGTCTTCAGCGTGGTGTTCAAGGCGCGCTGGGGCGGGACGGACGACAGTCGCGTATTTTTCGCGATCAACCTGTTCGCGGGCATGATCGTGCATGGTCTGTTGGCCGAGTGCCTGAATCGGGCACCCGTGCTGGTGCTACAGAACGTCAACTATGTCAAGCGCGTGGTGTTCCCGCTGGAACTGCTGTGCTGGGTGAGTCTGGGCTCGGCCCTGTTTCATGCACTGATTGGACTTGTGGTGTTAATGGCGTTCTTTCTGCTTTCCAACGGCTATGTGCCGCTGACCGCCCCGCTGGTGGTGCTGGTCTGGCTACCGCTGCTGCTGCTGACCCTGGGGTTGTCCTGGTTGCTCGCCTCGCTCGGGGTTTTTCTGCGCGATATCTCCCAAATCATGGGTTCGGTCACCACCATCCTGCTGTTCCTGAGTCCGGTCTTCTATCCGGCCACTGCCTTGCCCGAGTCGTTTCGCGCGCTCCTCTATCTCAATCCGCTGACCTTTTTCATCGAGCAGACGCGCTTCGTCATGATTGCCGGAACGCCGCCGAACTGGTGGCAACTGGCGTTCGCCCTAGGGCTTTCGCTGCTGGTCGCGATGCTTGGTTTCGCTTGGTTCGAGAAGTCGCGCCGGGGGTTCGCCGATGTCCTCTGA
- a CDS encoding ABC transporter ATP-binding protein, with translation MSSELAIRVDRLSKCYQIYDRPQDRLKQSLWRGRRQFFHEFWAMHDVSFQVARGETVGIIGRNGSGKSTLLQMICATLTPTAGEIAITGRVAALLELGAGFNPEFTGRENARMNAALLGLTPAEIDARIPSILAFADIGEFVDQPVKTYSSGMFVRLAFAVIAHVDADILIVDEALAVGDGFFTQKCMRFLRQFRETGTLLFVSHDTSAVLNLCDRAIWLERGALRLEGPAKAVCEAYLADISDQQRRELGVSSITAPTPEPNVAEPPRLPVVDQRLATLDQSRFRNDIEIFSFQPDAASHGSGGARVLDVELQDARGAPLSWAVGGHAVQLAIQVEALIDMARVIVGFFVKDRLGQLLFGDNTFLTRTENPLAVGAGERFEARFGFNLPILPPGEYSVDIGVAEGTQAEHVHHCWAHDALLFRAHTSSVTTGLVGIPMTSIALERIGRDRPSAS, from the coding sequence ATGTCCTCTGAACTGGCGATCCGGGTCGATCGTCTGAGCAAGTGCTACCAAATCTACGACCGTCCGCAGGATCGGCTCAAGCAGTCGCTGTGGCGCGGGCGGCGGCAATTCTTCCATGAATTCTGGGCGATGCACGACGTGTCCTTCCAGGTTGCGCGTGGCGAGACAGTGGGGATCATCGGACGCAACGGGTCGGGCAAGTCCACGCTCCTGCAGATGATTTGCGCAACCCTGACGCCAACCGCAGGCGAGATTGCGATCACTGGGCGTGTCGCCGCCCTGCTGGAACTGGGCGCCGGCTTCAATCCCGAATTCACGGGCCGCGAGAACGCGCGCATGAATGCCGCGCTGCTGGGCCTGACCCCGGCCGAAATCGATGCGCGCATCCCCTCGATCCTGGCCTTCGCGGACATCGGCGAATTCGTCGATCAGCCGGTCAAGACCTATTCCAGCGGGATGTTCGTGCGTCTGGCCTTCGCCGTGATCGCCCATGTGGATGCGGACATCCTCATCGTGGACGAGGCGCTGGCGGTCGGCGACGGGTTCTTCACCCAGAAATGCATGCGCTTCCTGAGACAGTTTCGGGAGACCGGCACCCTGCTGTTCGTCAGTCACGATACCAGCGCGGTGCTCAATCTCTGCGACCGGGCGATCTGGCTGGAGCGCGGCGCGCTGCGCCTGGAAGGCCCGGCCAAGGCCGTCTGCGAGGCCTATCTCGCCGACATTTCCGATCAGCAGCGGCGGGAACTCGGGGTCAGCAGCATCACGGCACCAACCCCCGAGCCAAACGTGGCGGAACCGCCCCGCCTGCCGGTCGTGGATCAGCGGCTGGCCACTCTCGATCAGAGCCGCTTTCGCAACGATATCGAGATTTTCAGCTTCCAGCCGGATGCCGCGTCGCATGGGTCGGGCGGGGCGCGGGTGCTGGACGTGGAGTTGCAGGACGCGCGGGGCGCCCCGCTCTCCTGGGCGGTGGGCGGCCACGCCGTGCAGTTGGCGATCCAGGTCGAGGCACTGATCGACATGGCGCGCGTGATCGTCGGCTTCTTCGTCAAGGATCGCCTGGGCCAACTGCTGTTCGGCGACAATACCTTCCTGACCCGAACGGAGAACCCGCTGGCGGTTGGCGCCGGGGAGCGTTTCGAGGCACGCTTCGGCTTCAATCTGCCGATTCTGCCCCCAGGCGAATATTCGGTCGATATCGGGGTGGCCGAGGGCACTCAGGCGGAGCATGTCCATCATTGCTGGGCACACGACGCACTCTTGTTTCGCGCCCATACGAGCAGCGTGACGACGGGGTTGGTCGGTATCCCGATGACCTCGATCGCGCTTGAGCGGATTGGCCGGGATCGTCCGTCAGCGTCTTAG